One genomic region from Cetobacterium sp. 8H encodes:
- a CDS encoding amino acid permease — MQDDKKLGVITLAGLVISAMIGGGVYNLPQNMAQDASAGAIIIAWVITGFGMWFLAKTFSILSNVRPEVTSGIYGYGELGFGKFLGFQVAWGYWICNIFANVGYAILLMDSFNYFFNPYFKGGNNLLSIICGSIVIWIMYFAVMAGVKQATVINNIGVVGKLIPLLLFIIVLIFKFDFSLFTTNFWGEEVIPSLLDKDLGGVFPQVKSTMLVTLWVFIGIEGAVVISSRARSQKDVGKATVIGFLGCLIGYAMLSLLPLGILSQGRISGMEPPSTGPILAHIIGDSGNWIMNLGVIIALLSSWLVWTVMLASLPYEAAKAGTFPKVYARENKNESPSYSLLISSILMQICMIVVYFSDNAWNLMLSITGVMILPCYFVCTLYLWKMSKKGGDYPNAAPIRRETALLTGALGSIYAAWLIYAAGLNYFLVAGIIYAIGIPVFRKARLESNDGEPIFTAGEKIFAGVILVVGIIGVFYTIANYKELLG, encoded by the coding sequence ATGCAAGACGATAAAAAGTTAGGAGTAATAACACTTGCAGGATTGGTAATTAGTGCGATGATAGGAGGAGGAGTTTACAATCTTCCACAAAATATGGCACAAGATGCTTCGGCAGGAGCAATCATAATTGCATGGGTAATTACGGGTTTTGGAATGTGGTTTTTAGCAAAAACGTTTAGTATACTATCCAACGTTAGACCAGAAGTTACATCTGGAATATACGGATATGGAGAGTTAGGATTTGGTAAATTTTTAGGATTTCAAGTTGCTTGGGGATATTGGATATGTAATATATTTGCAAATGTAGGATATGCAATATTATTAATGGATTCTTTCAATTATTTTTTTAATCCATACTTTAAAGGTGGAAATAATCTCTTATCGATAATTTGTGGTTCAATAGTAATTTGGATTATGTATTTTGCAGTTATGGCAGGAGTAAAGCAAGCTACAGTTATCAATAATATAGGGGTAGTTGGAAAATTAATTCCATTATTACTTTTTATAATAGTTTTGATATTTAAATTCGACTTCTCTTTATTTACAACAAACTTTTGGGGTGAAGAAGTTATACCGAGTCTTTTAGATAAAGATTTGGGTGGTGTTTTTCCACAAGTGAAAAGTACAATGTTAGTTACTTTATGGGTGTTTATAGGAATAGAAGGAGCAGTTGTAATTTCGAGTAGAGCAAGATCGCAAAAAGATGTAGGGAAGGCTACAGTTATAGGATTTTTAGGATGCTTGATAGGTTATGCAATGCTATCGTTATTACCGTTGGGTATTTTATCTCAAGGACGTATATCTGGAATGGAGCCTCCATCAACAGGACCAATTTTAGCTCATATAATAGGAGATTCTGGAAACTGGATTATGAATTTAGGTGTAATTATAGCACTTCTAAGCTCATGGTTAGTTTGGACTGTTATGTTGGCATCATTACCATATGAGGCTGCTAAAGCAGGAACGTTCCCAAAAGTTTATGCAAGAGAGAATAAGAATGAATCGCCATCATACTCTTTATTAATTTCATCTATTTTAATGCAAATTTGTATGATTGTTGTTTATTTTTCTGATAATGCTTGGAATTTGATGTTGAGTATAACGGGAGTTATGATTTTACCTTGTTATTTTGTGTGTACTTTATATCTTTGGAAAATGTCGAAAAAAGGTGGAGACTATCCAAATGCAGCTCCTATAAGAAGAGAGACTGCTTTATTAACAGGTGCACTAGGTAGTATCTATGCAGCTTGGCTAATCTATGCTGCAGGATTAAATTATTTCTTAGTAGCGGGTATAATCTATGCGATAGGAATTCCTGTATTTAGAAAAGCAAGACTAGAATCTAATGATGGAGAACCAATATTTACAGCTGGAGAAAAGATATTTGCAGGTGTAATTTTGGTTGTTGGTATAATAGGTGTTTTCTATACAATAGCAAATTATAAAGAGTTGTTAGGATAG
- a CDS encoding tRNA (cytidine(34)-2'-O)-methyltransferase produces MNIVLMEPEIPYNTGNIGRSCVLTNTTLHLIKPLGFSLDEKQIKRSGLDYWELIDLKIWENYEELRAAYPESNFYFATTKTTQKYSDVKYNPNDFIVFGPESRGIPADIREANQETCITIPMIKMGRSLNLSNSAAIVLYEALRQNDFDFGE; encoded by the coding sequence ATGAATATAGTTCTAATGGAACCTGAAATACCATACAACACAGGAAATATAGGAAGATCTTGTGTTTTAACAAACACTACTCTTCACCTTATCAAACCACTAGGTTTTTCTTTAGATGAAAAACAAATTAAAAGATCTGGACTTGATTATTGGGAATTAATCGATCTAAAAATCTGGGAAAATTATGAAGAATTAAGAGCAGCATACCCAGAGTCTAATTTTTATTTCGCTACTACAAAAACTACTCAAAAATATTCAGATGTAAAATATAATCCAAATGATTTTATAGTTTTTGGACCTGAATCTCGTGGAATTCCTGCAGATATAAGAGAAGCTAATCAAGAAACATGCATAACTATTCCTATGATAAAAATGGGAAGATCTTTAAACCTTTCCAACTCAGCAGCTATCGTTCTTTACGAAGCTCTTAGACAAAACGATTTTGATTTTGGAGAATAA
- a CDS encoding OmpP1/FadL family transporter — MNRLKLSLLALIASLSVSTLGASIDIIQNYSAEYGGNPAQQGAINIGTSVYFNPAGLMRLENGTYLVGGIQYAFGDQNMNSNGRDFSTDLSSPIPNFALYKKTDDSAYFWTIGGAAGGASLNYKESIPLIIGSGIDGNSILKDTNVKGTNVYGQTTIGKAYNLTDKWSASVALRGVYGIRSLEAKTTANIPLPLPPALGNNKELSIDAERTAFGVGAQLGLNYAPNDRLNIGFRYDTKVKLDFETDSTTEGNNTLIGGFIENALLSKYPVYRDGVKTRRDLPALAALGASYKVTDKWTTFIGGNYYFNESATMDRLDGMNVDYENGWEVSVGSEYWINDRFAWLVGFNYADTGAPDESFAATEYALDSKLVGTGIKFKQNETTEWTVAYNHYFYDSRTVENIKYEKEISSVGINFVKKF; from the coding sequence ATGAACAGATTAAAATTATCATTACTAGCATTAATCGCTAGTTTAAGTGTTTCCACTTTGGGAGCATCTATAGATATTATTCAAAACTATTCTGCTGAATACGGGGGAAATCCAGCACAACAAGGAGCTATTAATATTGGAACGTCAGTATACTTCAATCCAGCAGGACTTATGAGGTTAGAAAACGGAACTTATTTAGTTGGTGGAATCCAGTACGCTTTTGGAGATCAAAATATGAATTCTAATGGAAGAGATTTCTCTACAGATTTATCATCTCCTATCCCTAACTTCGCTCTTTATAAAAAAACTGATGATAGCGCATACTTTTGGACAATAGGTGGGGCTGCTGGTGGAGCATCATTAAATTATAAAGAAAGTATACCACTTATTATCGGTTCTGGAATTGATGGTAATTCTATTTTAAAAGATACAAACGTTAAAGGAACTAATGTTTATGGACAAACTACTATTGGTAAAGCCTATAATTTAACAGATAAATGGTCTGCTTCTGTTGCTCTTAGAGGAGTTTACGGAATTAGATCTTTAGAAGCTAAAACTACTGCTAATATCCCTTTACCTCTTCCCCCTGCTTTAGGAAACAATAAAGAGTTATCTATCGATGCAGAAAGAACAGCTTTTGGAGTTGGAGCTCAACTGGGACTTAACTACGCCCCTAACGATAGATTAAACATAGGATTTAGATATGATACAAAAGTTAAATTAGATTTTGAAACAGATTCCACAACAGAAGGTAATAATACCCTAATTGGTGGATTTATTGAAAATGCTTTACTTAGCAAATACCCAGTTTATAGAGACGGTGTAAAGACTAGAAGAGACCTACCTGCATTAGCAGCATTAGGAGCATCTTATAAAGTTACAGATAAATGGACAACTTTTATTGGTGGAAATTATTACTTTAATGAATCAGCAACTATGGATAGACTTGATGGTATGAATGTTGATTATGAAAACGGTTGGGAAGTATCTGTTGGTTCAGAATATTGGATAAACGATAGATTTGCTTGGCTTGTTGGATTTAACTACGCTGATACTGGTGCTCCAGATGAGAGTTTTGCAGCTACTGAATATGCTTTAGACTCTAAATTAGTTGGTACTGGAATTAAATTTAAACAAAATGAAACTACTGAGTGGACTGTTGCATATAACCACTACTTCTATGATAGTAGAACTGTAGAAAACATCAAATATGAAAAAGAAATATCTAGTGTTGGAATAAACTTCGTTAAAAAGTTTTAG
- a CDS encoding dihydrofolate reductase produces the protein MLSLIVAMDKNNLIGYNNDIPWNIPEDLALFKKITSNGIVIMGRKTFESIGRPLPNRINIILTKDSKFNHKDIFTFDTPEKALSFANEISKKENKKIFIIGGSLVYKIFLPLIDEIHLSIIKGIFFGDTYFPEIKFTDFSIIKREKYKEFEYLHLIKNTCIF, from the coding sequence ATGTTATCTCTGATTGTAGCTATGGATAAAAACAACCTCATTGGTTACAACAATGATATACCTTGGAACATTCCAGAAGACTTAGCTTTATTTAAAAAAATTACTTCAAATGGAATTGTTATAATGGGAAGAAAAACTTTTGAATCTATAGGTCGACCTCTCCCAAATCGTATAAATATAATATTAACAAAAGATAGTAAATTTAATCACAAAGATATTTTTACATTTGACACGCCTGAAAAAGCATTAAGTTTCGCAAATGAAATTTCAAAAAAAGAAAATAAAAAAATATTTATAATTGGTGGAAGTCTTGTTTATAAAATTTTCTTACCTTTAATAGATGAGATACATCTATCTATTATTAAGGGAATATTTTTTGGAGATACTTATTTTCCTGAGATTAAGTTCACTGATTTTTCCATCATAAAAAGGGAAAAGTATAAGGAATTCGAATATTTACATCTCATAAAAAACACTTGTATTTTTTAA
- a CDS encoding TetR/AcrR family transcriptional regulator, which translates to MPKKAIFKREQIHEKAFEMFEKHGLDDITARNLAKTLNCSPAPIYSCYSSMDELKNELIERAKQIFLDYVVKPETDMVFLNSGIGLCAFAREEKQLFKSIFLRDNSYGKLLKQFRDLVKIEMEKDERFDNLPTEFKHELFLDCWLFGHGLATLIATDYFKDPSNEFIKEKLLSTAAVMLYKRLDDFRAQNK; encoded by the coding sequence ATGCCAAAAAAAGCAATTTTTAAAAGAGAGCAAATACACGAAAAAGCTTTCGAAATGTTTGAAAAACACGGACTGGACGATATAACAGCCAGAAATTTAGCTAAAACCTTGAATTGTTCTCCTGCTCCGATATACAGTTGCTATTCCTCTATGGACGAACTAAAAAATGAACTTATTGAAAGAGCAAAACAAATCTTTTTGGATTATGTTGTTAAACCTGAAACAGATATGGTTTTTTTAAATAGTGGAATAGGACTTTGTGCTTTTGCTAGAGAAGAAAAACAACTTTTCAAATCTATTTTTTTAAGAGATAACTCATATGGAAAGCTATTAAAACAATTTAGAGATTTAGTTAAAATTGAGATGGAAAAAGACGAGAGGTTTGATAATTTACCAACTGAATTTAAACACGAACTTTTTTTAGATTGCTGGCTTTTTGGTCATGGATTAGCAACTCTTATTGCTACCGACTACTTCAAAGATCCAAGTAATGAGTTTATAAAAGAAAAGCTTCTATCCACAGCTGCAGTAATGTTATACAAAAGATTAGATGATTTCAGAGCTCAAAATAAATAA
- the recJ gene encoding single-stranded-DNA-specific exonuclease RecJ, which yields MRNTRWMYKSEDFLPKDLGIDNDVVQILYNRGIVEKEEIEFFINGNLENLMNPSEFSDIDKAVDRIVMARDNKQSVWIYGDYDVDGITSTSLCYLALKEIGIDVKYYIPLRDEGYGLNKEALKYIKDNHGELIITVDCGISSISEVEYCNTLGMDMIITDHHEINNGLPPAYAVINPKREDNKNNYKYLAGVGTAFMLLLALYKKLDKKVDIYKYLDIVAIGTIADIVPLKGENRILVKRGLELLKSSKWQGLNMLMKKLYEDPMNKKFDTYDVGFIIAPIFNAAGRLEDAKMAVELMVSDSHVICDNLIYELIMKNSERKEIQEKILQRAIEKIEQEKLDEKSVVVVAEEGFHHGVIGIVASKILDRFYKPTIIMEIKPKEGIATASCRSTEAFNMIEALNSMKDIFVKYGGHAGAAGFSIEIDKISEFSNKINEYAKLNLSEKDKEKPIKIDCELSMVKISYDLMDKLSLLEPYGFGNPSPMFAVKNCKYSNFRAIGKEKNHLMMDLIKSGVEIKNCVWFNSDDMMQEILNYTELDVAFKLKMETYKDKYQYKIFIDDVKPANENENSFKESQSLYDLKFPIKSIFYTRRDVEKERLNLSFVSDDVLVNIGRTTAGFLDNQTKLILKKLKDDYGMNFRLEIDRVIKKDENYNVHISIYKDEEFKTLSLDNGTIFREIKNFLIGNLEYNTIQKKVLKSIFKDKKQTIVKIGKNRGLKTILKTIELFYKVMNKKVLIVKDEVVWAEGYDFYVYMGDRFERETKKYNLVITDKDLFKEDYINIDDSYEISNNIEIVQENELFKHKRIYSRKISEKEKLAIIEKVKVGEKIFATEDIKIIF from the coding sequence ATGAGAAATACTAGATGGATGTATAAATCAGAAGACTTTTTACCAAAAGATTTAGGGATAGATAACGATGTAGTACAAATATTATATAATAGAGGTATTGTTGAAAAGGAAGAAATAGAATTTTTTATAAATGGTAATTTAGAAAATTTAATGAATCCAAGTGAATTTTCAGATATAGATAAAGCTGTAGATAGAATTGTTATGGCTAGAGATAATAAGCAAAGTGTTTGGATTTATGGTGATTATGATGTAGATGGAATAACTTCAACATCACTTTGTTACTTGGCTTTAAAAGAGATTGGAATAGATGTGAAATACTACATACCTTTGAGAGATGAAGGTTATGGATTGAATAAGGAAGCTTTAAAATACATAAAAGATAATCACGGGGAGTTAATAATAACTGTAGATTGTGGTATATCATCTATTTCAGAGGTTGAATACTGTAATACTTTAGGAATGGATATGATAATAACAGATCATCATGAAATAAATAATGGACTTCCACCTGCATATGCGGTTATAAATCCTAAAAGAGAGGATAATAAAAATAACTATAAATATTTAGCAGGTGTAGGAACCGCATTTATGTTATTATTAGCTTTATATAAAAAATTAGATAAAAAAGTAGATATTTATAAATACTTAGATATTGTTGCGATTGGAACTATAGCAGATATAGTACCTTTAAAAGGTGAAAATAGGATATTGGTAAAAAGAGGGTTAGAGCTATTAAAAAGTAGTAAATGGCAAGGTTTAAATATGCTTATGAAAAAGTTGTACGAAGATCCTATGAATAAGAAATTTGACACATATGATGTAGGATTTATAATCGCTCCTATATTTAATGCTGCAGGGCGTTTAGAAGACGCTAAGATGGCTGTAGAGTTAATGGTAAGTGATTCACATGTAATCTGTGATAATTTAATATATGAATTAATAATGAAAAATAGTGAGAGAAAAGAAATACAAGAAAAAATATTACAAAGAGCTATAGAAAAAATAGAACAAGAAAAATTGGATGAAAAATCAGTCGTTGTTGTCGCTGAAGAGGGATTTCATCATGGAGTAATAGGAATAGTAGCTTCAAAAATTTTGGATAGATTTTATAAACCGACAATAATTATGGAAATAAAACCTAAAGAGGGAATAGCTACAGCTTCTTGTAGAAGTACTGAAGCTTTTAACATGATAGAAGCTTTAAATAGCATGAAAGATATCTTTGTAAAATATGGGGGGCATGCTGGGGCTGCAGGATTCTCAATAGAAATTGACAAAATATCAGAATTTTCAAATAAAATAAATGAGTATGCAAAATTAAATTTAAGTGAAAAAGATAAAGAAAAGCCTATAAAGATAGATTGTGAACTATCAATGGTTAAAATATCATATGATTTAATGGATAAGCTTTCACTTTTAGAGCCATATGGTTTTGGAAATCCATCACCGATGTTTGCTGTAAAAAATTGTAAATATTCAAATTTTAGAGCTATTGGAAAAGAAAAAAATCATTTAATGATGGATCTAATAAAGAGCGGAGTAGAAATAAAAAATTGTGTTTGGTTTAATAGTGATGATATGATGCAAGAAATTTTAAATTATACAGAGTTAGATGTTGCATTTAAATTAAAAATGGAAACATATAAGGATAAATATCAGTATAAAATATTTATTGATGATGTTAAGCCTGCTAATGAAAATGAAAATAGTTTTAAAGAAAGTCAAAGTTTATATGACTTGAAGTTTCCTATTAAATCTATCTTCTATACTCGTAGAGATGTTGAAAAAGAAAGATTGAATCTAAGTTTTGTAAGTGATGATGTTTTGGTAAATATAGGGCGAACTACAGCAGGGTTTTTAGATAACCAAACAAAATTAATATTGAAAAAACTAAAAGATGACTATGGAATGAATTTTAGATTAGAAATTGATAGAGTAATTAAAAAAGATGAGAACTATAACGTACATATATCGATTTATAAAGATGAGGAGTTCAAAACATTATCTCTAGACAACGGAACAATATTTAGAGAAATTAAAAATTTTTTAATTGGTAATTTAGAGTATAACACGATACAAAAGAAAGTTTTGAAAAGTATATTTAAAGATAAAAAGCAAACTATTGTAAAAATAGGTAAAAATAGAGGGTTAAAAACAATTTTGAAAACAATAGAACTGTTTTATAAAGTTATGAATAAAAAAGTTTTGATTGTAAAAGATGAAGTTGTTTGGGCAGAAGGGTACGATTTTTATGTATATATGGGAGATAGGTTTGAAAGAGAAACTAAAAAATATAATTTGGTAATAACAGATAAAGATTTATTCAAGGAAGATTATATCAATATTGATGACAGTTATGAAATTAGTAATAACATAGAAATTGTTCAAGAAAATGAACTTTTTAAACATAAAAGAATATATAGTAGAAAAATATCAGAAAAAGAGAAATTAGCTATAATAGAAAAAGTTAAAGTTGGAGAAAAAATATTTGCAACAGAGGATATAAAAATTATATTTTAA
- the adiA gene encoding arginine decarboxylase: MEKTVYGTGTKIVLLRDGVKEGSEIGNRIKYLMDELKRRNLGVHTSDSYEDLQDVISCDKSIDCLLISWPSEREGKEAIEVIKKLHENQDGVPVFLLTHKADALEKMSKEVYENVEEIIWLLQEEIVFLGERIERAIERYNDSLLPPLTKAIFNYNKIAEYSWAAPGHQGGVGFTKTALGRRFFDFYDENLFRTDTGIERTTIGSLLDHTGAFLEGEKLVAKIFGTDRSYNVLVGTSGSNRTIMQAVLTDEDIALVDRNCHKSIEQGLMITGAKPVYMKPTRNRYGIIGPILPDEMSKESVKEKIKLSPLVPDKYKGNDPIYTVVTNCTYDGVCYNAKSVEDIFQNYIERIHFDEAWYGYAKFNEIYKDHFAMRGDAKDYKGNATVFATHSTHKLLNALSQASYIHMRQGKNPIEEERFNQAYMMHATTSPLYAIAASNEVGAAMMEGKTGKYLTDEVLKEAIEFRKMVAKYHKEYAQDGEWFFKPWNAETVKDLKTGKVYNFEDAPTELLMRDQSCWTMIPGDVWHGFDGLPEDWIMLDPIKVSILAPGMKDDGNMDEVGVPAQLISYYFSKYGVVPTRTTDFQIMFLFSMGISKGKWGTLLDLLVSFKKEYDNNTPLAKIFPELVAGRNERYEELGMKDLGNEMFEYLKEHNLGKYLNEAYSNLPEQVMTPREAYNKIVKNNVELVPASKLEGRVSANAVIPYPPGIPMLMSGESFGCADSAQISYLKALATWDERFPGFEHETEGTTVKDGEYSVLCVK; this comes from the coding sequence ATGGAGAAAACAGTTTATGGAACAGGAACTAAAATAGTTCTGCTTAGAGATGGAGTGAAAGAAGGAAGTGAAATAGGCAATAGAATCAAATACTTAATGGATGAACTTAAAAGGAGAAATTTAGGAGTTCATACATCTGATTCTTATGAGGATTTACAAGATGTTATAAGTTGTGATAAATCTATTGACTGCTTATTAATATCTTGGCCAAGTGAAAGAGAAGGAAAAGAAGCGATAGAAGTAATAAAAAAATTACATGAAAACCAAGATGGCGTTCCAGTATTTTTATTAACTCATAAAGCTGATGCTCTTGAAAAAATGAGTAAAGAGGTTTATGAAAATGTTGAAGAGATAATATGGTTGCTTCAAGAAGAGATTGTTTTTTTAGGAGAGAGAATAGAAAGAGCCATTGAAAGATATAATGATTCGTTGCTACCACCACTGACAAAAGCCATATTCAATTATAATAAAATAGCTGAATATTCATGGGCGGCACCAGGACATCAAGGAGGAGTTGGTTTTACAAAAACTGCTTTAGGAAGAAGATTTTTTGACTTTTACGATGAAAATTTATTTAGAACAGATACCGGAATAGAAAGAACAACTATAGGGTCTTTATTAGATCACACAGGAGCATTTTTAGAAGGAGAAAAGTTAGTTGCTAAAATATTTGGAACAGATAGATCTTACAACGTTTTAGTAGGAACTTCAGGTTCAAATCGAACTATAATGCAAGCAGTTTTGACAGACGAAGATATAGCTTTAGTGGATAGAAACTGCCATAAATCAATAGAACAAGGGCTTATGATAACAGGAGCAAAACCAGTGTATATGAAGCCAACAAGAAATAGATATGGGATAATAGGGCCAATTTTACCTGATGAGATGTCCAAAGAAAGTGTAAAAGAAAAAATAAAATTAAGTCCATTAGTTCCTGACAAATACAAGGGGAATGATCCAATATATACAGTTGTTACTAACTGTACATATGATGGAGTTTGTTATAATGCAAAAAGTGTAGAAGATATATTCCAAAATTATATAGAACGTATACACTTTGATGAGGCTTGGTATGGATATGCAAAATTCAATGAAATTTATAAAGATCATTTTGCAATGAGAGGGGATGCTAAGGACTATAAAGGGAATGCAACAGTTTTTGCAACTCACTCAACACACAAGCTTTTAAATGCATTATCACAAGCTTCTTATATACATATGAGACAAGGTAAGAATCCTATTGAAGAAGAAAGATTTAATCAAGCTTATATGATGCATGCAACAACATCTCCACTATATGCAATAGCAGCTTCAAATGAAGTTGGAGCAGCAATGATGGAAGGGAAAACAGGAAAGTATTTAACAGATGAAGTTTTAAAAGAAGCGATAGAATTTAGAAAGATGGTAGCTAAATATCATAAAGAATATGCTCAAGATGGAGAGTGGTTTTTTAAACCATGGAATGCCGAAACAGTAAAAGATCTAAAAACGGGGAAAGTTTATAACTTTGAAGATGCTCCAACAGAACTTTTAATGAGGGATCAAAGTTGTTGGACAATGATTCCAGGAGACGTATGGCATGGTTTTGATGGACTTCCAGAAGATTGGATAATGTTAGACCCAATAAAAGTGAGTATTCTAGCTCCAGGAATGAAAGATGATGGAAATATGGATGAAGTTGGTGTTCCGGCTCAGTTAATATCATATTATTTCTCTAAATATGGAGTAGTACCTACAAGAACAACAGATTTTCAAATAATGTTTTTGTTTTCAATGGGAATAAGCAAAGGAAAGTGGGGAACTCTTTTAGATTTACTAGTATCATTTAAAAAAGAGTATGATAACAATACACCACTAGCAAAAATCTTCCCTGAGTTAGTAGCTGGAAGAAATGAAAGATATGAAGAACTAGGAATGAAAGATCTAGGAAACGAAATGTTTGAATATCTAAAAGAACATAATTTAGGAAAATATTTGAATGAAGCTTATTCAAATCTTCCTGAACAAGTAATGACACCAAGAGAAGCTTATAATAAAATTGTTAAAAATAATGTGGAATTAGTTCCAGCGAGTAAATTAGAAGGAAGAGTATCTGCAAATGCAGTTATTCCATACCCACCTGGAATTCCAATGTTGATGTCTGGAGAAAGTTTTGGTTGTGCAGATAGTGCTCAAATATCATATTTAAAAGCACTTGCGACTTGGGATGAAAGATTTCCTGGTTTTGAACATGAAACAGAAGGAACAACAGTAAAAGATGGTGAATATAGTGTTCTTTGTGTAAAATAA
- a CDS encoding C-GCAxxG-C-C family (seleno)protein produces the protein MLKKITRIFRKDKTIEILDGEVDIKALREKAENYYKNRDFYCSEAVLKTLKDAFGAPYGDDVVKLASGFPVGMGNGCTCGAVNGGVMAIGMFFGREKAGGAEVKKSMELTKELQLEFTKKRKVCCCKVLTKGMELGSKNHINHCVEITGELTEMTAKILARELGYKEKK, from the coding sequence ATGTTAAAAAAAATTACAAGAATATTTAGAAAAGATAAAACTATAGAGATTTTAGATGGAGAAGTTGATATAAAGGCATTGAGAGAAAAAGCTGAGAATTATTATAAGAATAGAGATTTTTATTGTTCAGAAGCAGTTTTAAAAACTTTAAAAGATGCTTTTGGTGCACCTTACGGAGATGATGTCGTGAAATTAGCTTCTGGATTTCCTGTAGGGATGGGAAATGGATGTACTTGTGGAGCTGTAAATGGCGGAGTAATGGCTATAGGGATGTTTTTTGGAAGAGAAAAAGCTGGTGGGGCAGAAGTAAAAAAAAGTATGGAGCTGACAAAAGAGCTTCAGTTAGAGTTTACTAAAAAAAGAAAAGTTTGTTGTTGCAAAGTTTTAACAAAAGGAATGGAGTTAGGAAGTAAGAATCATATTAACCACTGTGTAGAAATAACAGGGGAATTAACAGAAATGACAGCAAAAATTTTGGCAAGAGAATTAGGTTATAAAGAAAAAAAATAA